The DNA sequence GCGGTGACTGCGGCAAGCGTTTCGGCGAGGCTTCCCCCTTCCTTGCCCATCAGCGGGGCCATGCTGCCCTGAAAAGCTACACTTGCAGCGAGTGCGGCAAGGGCTTCGCCTGGGCGTCCCACCTCGAGCGGCACCACCGCGTCCACACCGGCGAGAAGCCCTTTGAGTGCCCCGAGTGCGGCGAAGCCTTCAGCCAGAGCTCCCACCTCACCAAACACCGCCGGAGCCACCTCCCCAAGGCCACTTTCCCCCTCGCCCCACAACTGCTGCCCCTCTCCAGGACCCAGCTGGTGGGGGAGAAGCCCCACGGCACCACGGGGCTGGTGAAGCCCCCCGTACCCTGCAGCGGTGAGGAGCCCTGAAGGACcaagacacccccccccccgccattgGTGCAATGGATGGGGAGGGAGGACCGTGCCCAAGGGAAGACTTGGCTTGGGGACAAATCGAAGGACACCGAGTGACATTTCAGGGGTGGAGGGTGGCACCGCGggtgggtgatggagctgctccagcaaggcagcagggTGGGATTTGTCCTTCCCGGTGTCTCCCAGCAGCGACGGGTGAATGGTGCCTGCGCCCTGCTGCGATGCGGACCCTGGAAAACGACTGTCTTGGCGGAGAGGGAGCTTCTTCCCAAGGGAAACGGCGCACTTCTCCACGGGGAGGGGACGGGGGTAACCTGGGGCTGGCTCTTACGCCGAAATACAGCGTCGTTTGCGcctgctcctccctgccagcaggctggagaaggggATACACACCGATGGAGAGGGCAAGCCGCCGAGGGCACGGTGGGCTAGGCGCTGGGAGGTGCCAGCGTGGGCAAGGAATAAAGAGGGAGCCGtaccccacagctgcctgtgtCCGGCTCTCCTTGCGCGCTGACCCTAGGCCTCATCGCTTCTCCCTGCTGCCGGCGGGAAACACCACGAGCATCTTCCCCCTCTCCAAAGACAAAACCAGGCCGAGACATGTGaaggggtttttcttttttgctgaaCTGCCTTCTACTTTTATTACCTGCTAACGCGAGCCGAGGGAACCCAGCCTCTCCACCCCTGCCGAATTCCCGGCTTGACACATCCCAAACTGCCCTTAGTGCAACTCGAGCAGCATTTCGGGGGTCCCAGCGAggaagcagctgagctggtgaCGGATGCAGGTCCCCGTAGCTCTTCTCTGAGCTGTTTGCCCCCCAAAAGTCCCCCACGGAAGGGGGTTCCCTGGATGATTTTACCAACGGGTCCACTCCCGTACACCCAAGCTGTGTCGCTTTCCCGCTCCCCTGCAAGAGTGGGGCAGAAGATAAGGATGGTTACAGGGAGAAGTGTCATCTCCCCATCACCCTCCATTATCACCCAGCCctccccaaacccaccccgGTCTCCCCTGTCCCGCTCTCCCCCCAAAGCCCCTACGCTGGTCGCTACTCCTGGCACGTCCTGCTCACCCTCCCCGtcgccccctccccaccaccacttGACACCCCTTTTCCCATCCTGACCCCCACCCCAGGGACCCACCAGCTACTGCAACCGCCCTTTCCTACCctgtgctggaggcaggggggaCGGGCCAGCCCCCCACCCTGGCTGCGGGCTGTCCCCAAAGGCAGAGGGTGGCTCTGAGCACCCCCTGGTCCCCACGGCCCCATCTCAggagctggggggaggcagggaagccCAGGGCTCCTGGGGGGCAGAGGCATCGCTTtgcaggctgtccccctccccaggcctcCATGCCACGGTGGGGGGCAGGACAGCCTtggcagcccagcccctgggggctgcagaggaggaggaagaggaggaggaaggcacggggtgctgctggaaaacagagctGGGCTCTTCGGGCCAGAGCTCAGGGGGGGTAGGGGTGCCCCCTCGCCTCTCACCCTCCCACCACGCCGGCGGCAGCAAGGAGAGGGGCCTGTGGCCCCCGGCGCTGGTGCTGTGCAGTCGCTGGTGAGCTGCCAGGGCCGTGCCGAGGCCGAAGGCTTTGCCACACTCGGGACAGATGTGCCGCTTCTCTGGGCCGCCCTGCGTGTGGGCACGCTGGTGCCGGTTGCGGTGGGAGCTGCGACCGAAGCATTTACCGCAGTGGGCGCAGGAGAAGGGTTTCTCACCGGTGTGGGTGAGCCGGTGCCGGTCATAGTGGGAGCTCCAGGCAAAGCCTTTGCCACAGACGCCACACTGGTAGGGTTTCTCCCCGCGGTGAAGCCGCCGGTGCCGCTCCAAGCTGGCCGGCGTGCTGAAACCCTTGCCACACTCAGGGCAGGCGTGGGGTCGGCCCGGCTGGGCGGCGTGGGTACGGCGATGAGCCAGCAAGGTGGAGCTGACGGCGAAGCTCTTCCCGCACTCGCCGCAGCGGTAGGGCCGCTCCCCAGTGTGCACCCGGCGGTGCCGTTCCAGGTGGGAGCTGACGGCGAACGCCCGCCCGCACTCCCCGCAGCGGAAGGGCTTCTCCCCGGTGTGGATGCGGCGATGGCGCTCCAGGTGTGAGACCCAGCCAAAACTCTTCCCGCACGCCCCACACGGGTAGGGTTTGCCCCCTCCTCCAGTGACGGCTTCCTCAGCGGTTGCCAGCACGGCGTTAGTGGAGTCACCAGCTTGCTGCTGCCGGGCGTGGGTGCGCTGGTGCTtggccagggctgagccccagcGGAAGCAGCGCTGGCAGTGCGGGCAGGGGTACGGCCGCTCGCCAGTGTGGACACGCTGGTGTTTGAGGAGGCTGGAGCTCTGACCGAAGCATTTGCCGCACTGCTCACAGCGGTAGGGCCgtggggggctgctggtggcttTGGCACCGGACGGTGGTGTCTGGGTGCCCTTGTGCTTGAAGCGCTGCGGGTCGGTCTGGTGGTTGAGGCGCTTGCCACAGTCGGCACatttcttgggggggggggggctcttCCACtgcttccccatcctcctcatCCTCCGAGGTAGCAGCGGCAGCGTGGGTGCGCATGTGGCGGTCGAGGTGGGAGCTCCAGGCGAAGGCTCGGCCGCATTCAGCGCACTGGAAGGGCTTCTCACCGGTGTGGATGCGCCGATGCCGCTCAAGGTGGGAGCTCCAGGCGAAGGCTTTCCCACACACACCACATTCGTAGGGTTTCCCACCCAGGTGGCTCTTCTGGTGCCGGTCGAGGGCTCCTGGATTGGCAAAGCTGCGGCCGCACTGGGGGCAACGGTTGGGTTTCTCCCCGCCGGGCGCGTGGGTACGCTGATGGGTGAGCAGGGAGGAGCTGACGCTGAAGCGGCGCCCGCAGTCCGGGCAGGCGTAAGGCCGCTCCCCTGTATGGACCCGCTGGTGGATGGTGAGGTCCGAGCGCTGGATGAAGCACTTGCCGCAGTCAGGACACGCGTGTGGGCGGTCACCGGTGTGGATCTTCTGGTGCTTCACCAGGGCTGACTTGTGGCTGAAGCTCTTCCCACACTCGCCACACGTGTTGCTGGGCTGGCTCTCGCCCAGGCGCGTGCCCGTCTCTCCCGGTCCCCTGCTTTTGCCTGCCTTTGCCCCAGTCTTGGCGAGGCTTGAAGGATGCTCCTCACCTGCAGGTTTCACCACTTCAGGCTCTTTCTCGGCAGCTTCTTCTTGAGGGGGTTCCTGCTCCACTCCTGCTCCATCCTCTGTGGGGcacaaagacagacagacacaacCCGGGCAGGAGACATCATCTCTCCCGGGGCTGGGAAGGTggtgggaaaaggagagcaagGAGGGATTCCttgtccttttttatttcacacaCTCTTCCAGGTAAGCACCTCTAGCTGAGGCATCTCCAAtccccctctctcctctctgccaCCCACACGAACATGGCAATTaatccaccaccacctccactgTACCTCTGTGGACCACTCCAGAAATGCAGCTGTCTAGGCAGGGGGtccagcatttccattttgGCCAAGACATCCCTCCGGCATTGATGCGTCTCCTCCCCAGCATCTTTCTTCCATGCCACAGCCAAACCAGGGCTTGCAGCCTGGGGTACAGCGGCGGCCATTACGGTGGGATTTTGCCCACTTTGGGGAGAGGTTGGTGGTGGAGGAAACCCTCCACACTTCCAGGAGCCGAACCCAGGGTCTTTCCCCGCTGTGGTCGAAGCGCAATCGGAGGCTCACCTGCGGTTGGTGTGTCCCTGGGCACATGGAGATCCAGGGCTGTAGGTTCATCCCTGTGGTCCAAGCGGGACAGCAGATCGGGTTTGGAAACAGGGAATTCTggaaaaagagagggggaaTGAGCAGCGTGGGTCAGGCGGgtctgccctccccagcagcccctcaaCCCCAGCACCCCTTGAACGAAGACGGGAGGATCCAGCTTGCTGGATCCTCTGTCCACTCCAAATGTTCTGGGTTACTCACCCAGTGCCATCAGCGTCTCATAGCTCTCCTGCATCACATCTCGATACAGTGCTCTCTGCCGTGGGTCCAGCAGCACGTACGGCTCCATGGCTGGTGCCACCAGACCCCCTGAAAGACGGAGAGCCCAGCATGCCACCGTCACCAGCCACCACCCTATGGATTTGCACCCCTCAGTTGGACTCTTCATGCAGAATCCTCTATTTTATTAACCTGTGGATTCTCTAATAATCTAATAGTTTATTATTCTTTACTAAGCTAACAGAAAGGCTAAGCCGTATCACAAAACGGGGATAAGGCATGGGGACAGGTGGCTAATAAAAACATCCATCCTTTACCCCACGTATTTTCCCAAATCCTGCAGGAACTTTACACCCTCCACTTCTATCCAATCTAGCTgaacaattatatttttttccaaaagttaatggggaggaggaagtgcaattccttaaaaaaaaaaaaaaaaaaaagagagataaacCCCAGCCTATGAAGAACGTATTTCTGTAACCTGCAGGTGACACTCTGCTCAGAGATCCTTAGCcgaaa is a window from the Falco peregrinus isolate bFalPer1 chromosome 21, bFalPer1.pri, whole genome shotgun sequence genome containing:
- the LOC114011218 gene encoding LOW QUALITY PROTEIN: zinc finger protein 345-like (The sequence of the model RefSeq protein was modified relative to this genomic sequence to represent the inferred CDS: inserted 2 bases in 1 codon), with the translated sequence MEPYVLLDPRQRALYRDVMQESYETLMALEFPVSKPDLLSRLDHRDEPTALDLHVPRDTPTAEDGAGVEQEPPQEEAAEKEPEVVKPAGEEHPSSLAKTGAKAGKSRGPGETGTRLGESQPSNTCGECGKSFSHKSALVKHQKIHTGDRPHACPDCGKCFIQRSDLTIHQRVHTGERPYACPDCGRRFSVSSSLLTHQRTHAPGGEKPNRCPQCGRSFANPGALDRHQKSHLGGKPYECGVCGKAFAWSSHLERHRRIHTGEKPFQCAECGRAFAWSSHLDRHMRTHAAAATSEDEEDGEAVEEXPPPPKKCADCGKRLNHQTDPQRFKHKGTQTPPSGAKATSSPPRPYRCEQCGKCFGQSSSLLKHQRVHTGERPYPCPHCQRCFRWGSALAKHQRTHARQQQAGDSTNAVLATAEEAVTGGGGKPYPCGACGKSFGWVSHLERHRRIHTGEKPFRCGECGRAFAVSSHLERHRRVHTGERPYRCGECGKSFAVSSTLLAHRRTHAAQPGRPHACPECGKGFSTPASLERHRRLHRGEKPYQCGVCGKGFAWSSHYDRHRLTHTGEKPFSCAHCGKCFGRSSHRNRHQRAHTQGGPEKRHICPECGKAFGLGTALAAHQRLHSTSAGGHRPLSLLPPAWWEGERESDTAWVYGSGPVGKIIQGTPFRGGLLGGKQLREELRGPASVTSSAASSLGPPKCCSSCTKGSLGCVKPGIRQGWRGWVPSARVSR